CGGGCCGAACGCAGGGCGCGCCGCGAGCGGGCCGCCCGGGCACTGGCCGCCGGCGAACCGGTGCCGGACGATCTGCGCGACGAGGCGGAGGACCTGGAGTACGCCGCCGTACGCGAACGCCTGGAGTTCCTCAACGAGGTCAGCGGCGCGATCGGCACCTCGCTCGACCTCTCGCGGACCATCGTCGAGGTCAGCAGGGCGGTCGTCCCGCGCTTCACCGACGTCGCCGGCACCTATCTGCGCGAACAGGTCGTCGCCGGCGAGGGCTTCCCCGACGGCGTGCCGGACACGACGACGATGTGGCACCGGGTCGCCCTGGAGCACACCGACGAACCCGGCCGCTGGGACGACGTCGTACCGGTCGGCGAGGCCATGCCGTTCCCGGCGCACACCCCCTTCTTCCAGTGCATGACCAGCGGTGAACCGGTCCTGGTGCCGCGCATCACCGAGGAGATGGGCCACGCCATCGCCTCGCAGTTCGAGAAGCGGGACATCCGGCCGCTCATCACGGGCCGCTCGATGCTGCTGGTGCCGCTGAAGGCACGCCAGGTCGTCCTCGGCTTCATGATCCTGCTCCGGCACCCGGAGCGGGCCGTCTTCAACGACATGGACCGGGTCACCGGCGCCGAACTGGCCGCCCGCGCGGGGCTCGTGCTCGACAACGCGCGCATGTACACGTACCAGGAGAACGTCGCCGAGACGCTCCAGGACAGCATGCTGCCGCACATCCCCGAGCGCATGGCCGGCTGCGACATCGCCACCCGCTACCTGCCCGGCACCCTCCTCGGCCGCGTCGGCGGCGACTGGTTCGACTCGGTCAAGCTGCCCGGCGCCCGTACCGCCCTCGTCGTCGGCGACGTCATGGGGCACGGTCTCAACTCGGCCGCGATGATGGGCCAGTTGCGCACCGCCGTCCAGACCATGGCCGGCCTCGACCTGCCGCCCGCCCAACTACTGCGCCACCTCGACGACCTCGCCCAGCGGCTCGGCGACACCCACCTCGCGACCTGCCTGTACGCCGTCTACGACCCCATCGCCGGGGAACTCCACCTCGCCAACGCCGGCCACATCCCGCCGGTCCTGGTCCGCGCAGAGGACGGCGCCAGCGAGCTGATCGAGCTGCCCACCGGGGCGCCGATCGGCGTCGGAGGGGTGCCCTTCGAGTCGGTACGGGTGCCGGTGGCGCCCGGCGACCGGCTGGTGATGTGCACCGACGGGCTGGTGGAGATGCGGGGCGAGGACATCGGCGTCGGCCTCGCCACCCTGTGCGAGTCCGCCGCCCACCCCGCCGCGTCCATGGACGAGGCCTGCGACACCATCATCCGCGCGCTGGGCACCCGCGGCGGCCGCAAGGACGACGTCGCCCTGCTGATGACGCGGCTCAACGGCATCGAGCCCGACGCGGTCGCCGAGTGGCGGCTCGCCCGCGACCCCTCCGAGGTCGGACGGGCCCGCGCCGCGGTCCGCGAGCAGCTCCACGACTGGGGCCTGCCGAAGCAGGCCGACGCCGCCGGGCTGATGGTCAGCGAACTCGTCACCAACGCCGTACGGCACTCCCACGACCGCCCCGTCGAACTGCGCCTGGTGCGGGCGGACACGCTGCTGTGCGAGGTGGACGACGACGACCACGAACTGCCGGCGCTGAGGACCGCGGGGCCGGACGACGAGACGGGGCGGGGCCTGCGCGTCGTCAGCACCCTCGCCCGCGAGTGGGGCGCGAGCCGGACGAGGACCGGCAAGACCGTCTGGTTCGAACTCACCCTGCCCCGCCGCTGATCGACGGAGTTCGCACGTCCGGTGAAGGAATGCGCCGGACGCTTGTGGCCGTGCGCGGAGCGCGATACACCGTACGAACCCGTCGCTCTCGACGGGCCGTACGTCGTCGCACCTGGGGAGACGGGCATGAGCGTGACGAGTCGGTACCGGGCAGCCTGGGAGAGCTTCTGGAACGAGGCACCCGGGAGCCAGGGGGCGGTGTTCTGGGACGCGGAGCCGGTGCTGACGGCCGGCCGCCACCTCGCCCACTTCGAGCCCTACCTGACCGACCCCGCCCTGCCGCTGATCGACCTCGGCTGCGGCAACGGCACCCAGACCCGCTACTTCGCCGAACGCTTCCCGCGCGTCGTCGGCGCCGACCTCTCCGCAGCCGCCCTCGACCACGCCCGCCGCGCCGACCCCGAGGGCCGGGCGACGTACCGGCAGCTGGACGCCGCCGACAAGGCCGAGGCGGAGACGCTGCACGCCGAGCTGGGCGACGCCAACCTCTACGTGCGCGGCGTCCTGCACCAGTGCGAGCCCGACGACCGGCAGCCCCTCGCCGACGCGCTCGCCGCCCTCCTCGGCGCCCGCGGCCGCGCCTTCCTGGTGGAGCCCGCGCAGGCGGCCCGCACCGTCCTCGCGGACCTGGCCCAGGGCCCCGACGGCCCGCCCGCCAAACTCGCCCCCGTCCTCCGCCACGGCCTCACCCCCGGCGCGGTCCCCGACGAGGCGGTACCGGAGCACCTGCGCACGGCCGGCCTCGCCGTCCTGGCGACCGGCGAACTCCCGCTGATCACCACGGCGTACACGCCGGACGGAGCCCGCATCGAGCTGCCTTCCACGTGGGTGGTGGCGGGAGCCCGGGCGGTGTAGCGGGTCGGGCCGTGGCCGGGAGGCCGGGTCAGCGCAGTCCGGCGAAGAGGTCGTTCTCCGGGACGGCCGAGCCGGTGGTGTCCCGGACGCGTACGAAGGTCTCCGTGCCCATCAGCTCGCCGAACGTCTCCTTGCCCATCCTCAGGAAGAAGATGTTCTCGCCCTGACTGGCGTGCGCGGCCAGCGCGTCGAACTTCTGGTCACTGAACGCGGTCGTGTCCACCCACGTGGTGACCTCGTCGTCGGGCAGGCCGATCTCGGCCATCGCGGCGGCCTCGGCGGGATCCGGCTCCGGCCCGCCCTCCTGGTGCTCGCTCATGAGCTCGCCGAAGCGCCGCATCGTCGAGTGGGGCATCGTCGTCCAGTACACCTTCGGAGTCAGCCCGGTCATCTCCAGCGCCGCCATGGTGATGCGGTGCGCCTGGATGTGGTCGGGGTGGCCGTAGAAGCCGTTCTCGTCGTAGGTGACGACCACGTCGGGCCGGTAGTGCCGCATGAGCTCCGCGAGCCGGGCGGCGCCCTCCTCCACCGGCGTCCGCCAGAAGGAGCCGGGAGCGTCGTTGCCCGGCCAGCCCATCATTCCCGAGTCGGCGTAGTCCAGCGTCTCCAGATCGCTGATCTTGAGGGCCGCGCAGCTGGCCTCGAGTTCCTGACGGCGCATCCGGGCGACGGCCGCCGGATCGTGCCCGGCGTCGCCGGGCTTGACACCTCCCGGTCCGTCACCGCAGCCGCCGTCGGTACAGGTCACCAGAACCGTGCGGATGCCCTCGGCCGCGTACCGCGCGAGGATTCCCCCCGTTCCGGTGGCCTCGTCGTCGGGGTGGGCGTGCACGGCCATGAGCGTCAGGGGCCGGTCGGTCATGAAGCAGTCCTCCTGCGTACGTACGTCTCGTTCCGGGTGCGCGGCGCCCCGGTCTCTCCGCCGGATCCAACCGCGAGGGCCGGTCCGGCTGTTCCCGATACCGCCGTCCGACCGCGAGACGGCCGGAAGCGGCCGCCCGAGTGGTATGGACCAGTGGCTGTCGTGTGGCCCCTGGCCAGCGTATTCAGCGGCATGTAGCGTCCTCCGCATGAAGATCCTCATCAGCGCCGACATGGAAGGCGCCACCGGCGTCACCTGGCCGGCCGACGTGCTGCCGGGGACGCCGCAGTGGGAGCGGTGCCGGTCGATGTTCACCTCCGACGTGAACGCGGCCGTGCTCGGGTTCCTCGACGGCGGGGCCGACGAGGTGCTGGTCAACGAGGCGCACTGGAGCATGCGCAACCTGCTTCTGGAGCGGCTCGACGAGCGAACCCGGATGCTCACCGGGCGGCACAAGACGCTGTCCATGGTCGAGGGGGTCCAGCACGGGGACGTGGACGGCATCGCGTTCATCGGGTACCACGCGGGCGCCGGCATGGAGGGCGTCCTCGCGCACACCTACCTCGCCAACCAGATCACCGGCGTCTGGCTGAACGACGTACGGGCCAGTGAGGGTCTGCTCAACGCGCACGTCGTCGCCGAGTACGGGGTGCCGGTCGTGCTGGTCACCGGGGACGACGTGGCCTGCGAGGACGCGCTGGGCTACGCGCCCGAGGCGCGGAAGGTCGCGGTGAAGGACCACGTGTCGCGGTACGCGGCCGTGTGCCGTACGCCCGCCAGGACCGCCGCCGACATCCGCGCGGCCGCCAAGGAGGCGACGGCACTCGCGGTGCGGTACGAGCCGGTGCGCGGCGGGCCGTTCACCGTCGCCCTGGAGTTCGACGCCGAGCACCTGGCGGCGGCCGCGACCGTGGTGCCGGGTGTGGCGCAGGTGGGGGAGCGGAAGGTGGCGTACACCCACGACACCATGTTCGAGACGATCAGGACCTTCAAGGCGGTCACCACGATCGTCTCGGCGGCGGTGGAGGAGCAGTATGGCTGAGCACGCGGGGACGGACGCGGAGGCGCTGGACGAGGTCGTCCGGTTCACCTCCGAGCTGATCCGGATCGACACCACCAACCGGGGCGGCGGCGACTGCCAGGAGCGGCCGGCCGCCGAGTACGCCGCCGCGCGGCTCGCCGAGGCCGGGATCGAGCCCACGCTGCTGGAGCGCACCAAGGGCCGCACCAATGTCGTGGCCCGCATCGAGGGCACCGACCCGTCGGCCGAGGCGCTGCTCGTCCACGGTCACCTGGACGTGGTGCCCGCCGAGGCCGCCGACTGGAGCGTGCACCCCTTCTCCGGCGAGATCCGCGACGGCGTCGTCTGGGGGCGCGGCGCGGTCGACATGAAGAACATGGACGCGATGATCCTCGCCGTCGTGCGCGGCTGGGCCCGCGCGGGCGTGCGGCCGCGGCGCGACATCGTGCTCGCCTTCACCGCGGACGAGGAGGCCAGCGCCGAGGACGGCTCCGGCTTCCTCGCCGACCGGCACGCCCCGCTGTTCGAGGGCTGCACCGAGGGCGTCAGCGAGTCCGGGGCGTTCACGTTCCACGACGGGGCGGGGCGGCAGTTCTACCCCATCGCCGCCGGTGAGCGGGGGACCGGCTGGCTCAAGCTCACGGCTCGCGGGCGCGCCGGGCACGGCTCCAAGGTGAACAGAGAGAACGCGGTCACCCGGCTCGCCGCCGCCGTCACCCGCATCGGCGGCCACGAGTGGCCGCTGCGGCTGACCCCCACCGTGCGCGCCGCCCTGACAGAGATCGCCGCCGTCTACGGCATCGAGAGCGACCTGAGCGACGTCGACGCGCTGCTGGACAAGCTCGGGCCCGCCGCCAAGCTCGTCGAGGCCACCGTCCGCAACAGCAGCAACCCGACCATGCTGGACGCCGGGTACAAGCTGAACGTCATCCCGGGCGAGGCCGTCGCGCACGTCGACGGGCGGTTCCTGCCCGGCGGCGAGGACGAGTTCCGCGACACCCTGGACCGGCTCACCGGGCCGCACGTGGACTGGGAGTTCGCGCACCGCGAGGTCGCCCTTCAGGCGCCGGTGGACTCGCCGACGTACGCCCGGATGCGCGCCGCCGTCGAGGAGTTCGCGCCGGAGGGGCACGTGGTGCCGTACTGCATGTCCGGCGGCACGGACGCCAAGCAGTTCTCGCGGCTCGGCATCACCGGCTACGGCTTCGCGCCGCTGAAGCTGCCCGAGGGCTTCGACTACCAGGCCCTCTTCCACGGCGTGGACGAACGCGTCCCCGTCGAGGCGCTGCACTTCGGCGTCCGGGTCCTGGACCGGTTCCTGCGCACGGTCTAGCGCCGTTCCGACCGAGCGGCTCAAGGAGAAGGAAGTGGGGGAGTCAGTGCGGACTCTTGCGTACGGGGCATGGCCCTCGCCCATCGACGCGGCGCTCGCCGCCGCGCACGACGGGCGCCCCGACGACGTGGGCTTCGTCGGCGACGAGGTGTGGTGGACCGCGCCCCGGCCCACCGAGGGCGGGCGGCGCGCGCTGGTGCGGCGGCACCCCGACGGCACCGAGGAGCCGGTGCTGCCCCCGCCCTGGAACGTGCGCAGCCGCGTCATCGAGTACGGCGGCCGGCCGTGGGCCGCGGTCACCACCGACGCCGGTCCGCTGGTGGTCTTCGTGAACTTCGCCGACCAGCGGCTGTACGCCTACCGGCCGGGCGGTGCCGAGCCGCGTCCGCTCACGCCCGTCTCCCCGGTCGGCGGCGGCCTGCGCTGGGTCGAGCCGCAGGTGCGCCCCGAGCGCGGCGAGGTGTGGTGCGTCCTGGAGGAGTTCACCGGCGACGGGCCCACCGACGTGCGCCGCCTCCCGGTCGCGGTGCCGCTGGACGGTTCGGCCGCCGACGACCGGGACCGGCTCCGCGAACTCACCGGCGCACGGCACCGCTTCGTCACCGGACCGCGCGTCTCGCCCGACGGGCGACGCGCGGCCTGGCTCGCCTGGGACCACCCGCGCATGCCCTGGGACGGCACCGAGCTGATCGTCGCCGACATCGGCCCCGACGGCACCTTCCGGGACGCCCGGACCGCCGCCGGCGGCCCCGAGGAATCGGTCACCCAGGTGGACTGGGCCCCGGACGGCGCCCTGCTGTACGCCTCCGACCGCACCGGCTGGTGGAACCTCTACCGCGACGGATCGCCGCTGTGCGCCCGCGACGAGGAGTTCGGCGGGCCGCTGTGGAAGCTCGGCCAGCGCTGGTTCGCGCCCCTGGACAGCGGAGTGATCGCCGTCCTGCACGGCCGGGGCGCCGCCGTCCTCGGGATACTGGACCCGGAGACCGGCGACCTCGTCGACGCGGCCGGCCCCTGGACCGAGTTCGCGCCCGCCCTGGCCGCGCACGGCGAGCGGG
The Streptomyces sp. NBC_01723 genome window above contains:
- a CDS encoding prolyl oligopeptidase family serine peptidase, whose translation is MGESVRTLAYGAWPSPIDAALAAAHDGRPDDVGFVGDEVWWTAPRPTEGGRRALVRRHPDGTEEPVLPPPWNVRSRVIEYGGRPWAAVTTDAGPLVVFVNFADQRLYAYRPGGAEPRPLTPVSPVGGGLRWVEPQVRPERGEVWCVLEEFTGDGPTDVRRLPVAVPLDGSAADDRDRLRELTGARHRFVTGPRVSPDGRRAAWLAWDHPRMPWDGTELIVADIGPDGTFRDARTAAGGPEESVTQVDWAPDGALLYASDRTGWWNLYRDGSPLCARDEEFGGPLWKLGQRWFAPLDSGVIAVLHGRGAAVLGILDPETGDLVDAAGPWTEFAPALAAHGERVAGVGASPHSGYEVVELDARTGRARVIGSLHEDVVDPAYYPRPEIRTFTGPDGRDIHAHLYPPHHPGCRAPEGTLPPYVIWAHGGPTTRSPLVLDLEIAYFTSRGIGVAEVNYGGSSGHGREYRNRLREQWGVVDVEDCAAVALALAEEGTADRRRLAVRGGSAGGWTSAASLATTDVYACGTVIYPVLDLTGWGTGETHDFESRYLESLIGPYAQVPGRYAERSPAEHADRVTAPFLLLQGLDDVICPPVQCERFLARMAGRGVPHAYLTFEGEGHGFRRAETMVRALEAELSLYAQVFGLDPQGIPTLELTR
- a CDS encoding M55 family metallopeptidase — encoded protein: MKILISADMEGATGVTWPADVLPGTPQWERCRSMFTSDVNAAVLGFLDGGADEVLVNEAHWSMRNLLLERLDERTRMLTGRHKTLSMVEGVQHGDVDGIAFIGYHAGAGMEGVLAHTYLANQITGVWLNDVRASEGLLNAHVVAEYGVPVVLVTGDDVACEDALGYAPEARKVAVKDHVSRYAAVCRTPARTAADIRAAAKEATALAVRYEPVRGGPFTVALEFDAEHLAAAATVVPGVAQVGERKVAYTHDTMFETIRTFKAVTTIVSAAVEEQYG
- a CDS encoding PIG-L family deacetylase, coding for MTDRPLTLMAVHAHPDDEATGTGGILARYAAEGIRTVLVTCTDGGCGDGPGGVKPGDAGHDPAAVARMRRQELEASCAALKISDLETLDYADSGMMGWPGNDAPGSFWRTPVEEGAARLAELMRHYRPDVVVTYDENGFYGHPDHIQAHRITMAALEMTGLTPKVYWTTMPHSTMRRFGELMSEHQEGGPEPDPAEAAAMAEIGLPDDEVTTWVDTTAFSDQKFDALAAHASQGENIFFLRMGKETFGELMGTETFVRVRDTTGSAVPENDLFAGLR
- a CDS encoding class I SAM-dependent methyltransferase; this encodes MSVTSRYRAAWESFWNEAPGSQGAVFWDAEPVLTAGRHLAHFEPYLTDPALPLIDLGCGNGTQTRYFAERFPRVVGADLSAAALDHARRADPEGRATYRQLDAADKAEAETLHAELGDANLYVRGVLHQCEPDDRQPLADALAALLGARGRAFLVEPAQAARTVLADLAQGPDGPPAKLAPVLRHGLTPGAVPDEAVPEHLRTAGLAVLATGELPLITTAYTPDGARIELPSTWVVAGARAV
- a CDS encoding M20/M25/M40 family metallo-hydrolase, with the protein product MAEHAGTDAEALDEVVRFTSELIRIDTTNRGGGDCQERPAAEYAAARLAEAGIEPTLLERTKGRTNVVARIEGTDPSAEALLVHGHLDVVPAEAADWSVHPFSGEIRDGVVWGRGAVDMKNMDAMILAVVRGWARAGVRPRRDIVLAFTADEEASAEDGSGFLADRHAPLFEGCTEGVSESGAFTFHDGAGRQFYPIAAGERGTGWLKLTARGRAGHGSKVNRENAVTRLAAAVTRIGGHEWPLRLTPTVRAALTEIAAVYGIESDLSDVDALLDKLGPAAKLVEATVRNSSNPTMLDAGYKLNVIPGEAVAHVDGRFLPGGEDEFRDTLDRLTGPHVDWEFAHREVALQAPVDSPTYARMRAAVEEFAPEGHVVPYCMSGGTDAKQFSRLGITGYGFAPLKLPEGFDYQALFHGVDERVPVEALHFGVRVLDRFLRTV
- a CDS encoding ATP-binding SpoIIE family protein phosphatase, coding for MDHGTERDTHPGRPAGRGAVPPDPVTGRVPLAVVVVDRDGLVSHWSRGARRLFRLPKEEAIGRPAPDLLPVSGVLSGADTEGDPAYADYDGLGPGLESSLDGRLSYPAAGRARLTVPADRRVDVLWWAYPLVGPGPERLLVLAADADGLRRDYGDGDAPGATVERIAPAFALHTDFPGAEELARRLPEILPSMSVGEGARIVAQVLELGYPVLEFSQNDRVPVTPDWGVPRRAERRARRERAARALAAGEPVPDDLRDEAEDLEYAAVRERLEFLNEVSGAIGTSLDLSRTIVEVSRAVVPRFTDVAGTYLREQVVAGEGFPDGVPDTTTMWHRVALEHTDEPGRWDDVVPVGEAMPFPAHTPFFQCMTSGEPVLVPRITEEMGHAIASQFEKRDIRPLITGRSMLLVPLKARQVVLGFMILLRHPERAVFNDMDRVTGAELAARAGLVLDNARMYTYQENVAETLQDSMLPHIPERMAGCDIATRYLPGTLLGRVGGDWFDSVKLPGARTALVVGDVMGHGLNSAAMMGQLRTAVQTMAGLDLPPAQLLRHLDDLAQRLGDTHLATCLYAVYDPIAGELHLANAGHIPPVLVRAEDGASELIELPTGAPIGVGGVPFESVRVPVAPGDRLVMCTDGLVEMRGEDIGVGLATLCESAAHPAASMDEACDTIIRALGTRGGRKDDVALLMTRLNGIEPDAVAEWRLARDPSEVGRARAAVREQLHDWGLPKQADAAGLMVSELVTNAVRHSHDRPVELRLVRADTLLCEVDDDDHELPALRTAGPDDETGRGLRVVSTLAREWGASRTRTGKTVWFELTLPRR